AGGCAGGCGGCTGGCCCGGACTCGCCGGGACGGGGCCGTCGGGTGAGCCGGTGTCGATGGGGGCGGCGATCAGCATGATGATCGGGACCTTCATCAGCGGCGGGACGCAGATGGGCAACTGGACCCGCTTCGGCCGGACCGCCGCCGGGACCGCGGGTCTCGTCGCGGGTGCCGTCGTGGTCGTGCAGTTCGCCATGCTGTTCTTCGGCGGGGTGGGCGCGATCAGCTACGGCATCGCGGACTTCGCCGAACTCCTGCTCGCCATGGGCCTCGTCGCGGTTGCCCTCGTGCTGCTCGTCGCGAACCTGTGGACCACCAACGACAACACCGCCTACGCGTTCGGAGTGGCGGGCGCAGAGTTGTTCGAGCGCAACGACAAACGCCCGTTCGTCGTCGGCGGAGTCGTCCTGGGCATCGTGCTCGCGATCAGTGGGATCGCCGACTCGATCCTCGACTACCTCGTCGTCGTCGGGGTGATGATCCCGCCGCTCGGAGGAGTGATGATCGGCCTGTACTTCACCTCCGTCGCTCGTCTCGACCCGGCGCGTGCGGTGGCGGACGCACCACAGATCCGGCTCCCCGGCCTCCTCGCGTACCTACTCGGTGTGGCCGCCGCGCTCGCCGGGGCGCTCACCGACACCGGCAGCCCCGCGATCCAGGGACTCGTCGTGGCCCTGGTCGCCGCTCTCGTCGTGGGACGTCTGTTCCCCGACGTCGCGGCGGAGAGTTCGCACACCGAACAGGCAGGAGTGGACAGATGGCAACCGTGATCGTCGACGCCGACGTCATCACGATGGACCGGGACACCGGGGCGACGCCCGTGACCCGCAGCATCCGGATCGAGGGGGGCGTGATCGCCGAGATAGGCGATTCCGTGGCAATTCGGGAGGGCGACACCGTGATCGACGGCACCGACCGACTCGTCACCCCGGGCCTCGTGAACGCGCACACCCACAGTTGGGAGACGCTGTACAAGGGCCGCTACGACAATCTTCCGCTCGAACTGTGGATGCTGTACTCGTATCCGATTCTCGGCATCGAGCCGCTCCCGGCGGACGTGGTCCGGCTCCGGAGCCTCGTGTTCGCGATGGAGAGCCTCACGTCCGGTGTCACGACGCTCGTGGATGACGTCCTCGAGACTCCCGGCCAGAGCGCCGGGCAGTTGGCCGCCGTATTCGGTGCCTACGACGAGGTCGGCATCCGGGCCAACGTCTCCGGGCACGTCATCAACGTTCCGTTCCTCGACACACTCCCGTTCGTCACCCGGTGGCTACCGGACGAGATCGTGCGCGAGGTAGGTGGGCAGAGCCTGCTCACCGCCGACGAGTACCTCGCGTTCAGCCGGGAGGCGTTCGCGAGCCACGACCGCACGGGCGGTGGACGATTGCGCTACATGCTCGCCCCGTCGGCCCCGCAGCGGTGCACGCCCGATCTGCTCCGCGGCGCCACCGAGCTCGCTGTCGCTCGAGACGCCGAGTGCCACATCCACGTACTGGAGACCAGGACACAGGCGGTCACCGCCGACCTCCTGCACGGGACGACGTTCGTCGAGTATCTGCGGGACCTCGACGCGCTGTCGCCGAACACGACTTTCGCCCACGGGATCTGGCTGACGGATTCGGACATCGACATCGTCGCCGAACACGGTGTCTCGGTCTCGCACAACCCGCTCTCGAACATGAAGCTGGGTTCGGGGCTCGCCCCGTGGCGGGCATATCACGATCGGGGAGTGACGTTGGGCCTGGGCACCGACGGATGCTCGAGCAGCGACACACCCCGCATCCTCGAAGTCGCCAAGGCGGCGGCTCTGGTCCACAAGATCACCGATCCCGACCCGGACCGGTGGCCCCGCGTCGAGGAAGTGCTCACGGCGGCCACCGTCGGGGGAGCGCGCACGGCGCGCCTCGGCGACACCGTGGGTTCGCTCGAGGTGGGAAAGCGGGCCGACTTCCTCGTCTACGACCTCACCACTCTCGCCTTCACGCCGCGTTCGCGCCTGGACCACCAATGGGTGTACTCGGAGAACGGTTCCTCGCTCGAATACGTCTACGTGGACGGTCGCAGGGTGGTCGATCACGGGCAGGTGACCACGGTCGACCAGGAGGCGATCCTGCGCGAGTTCCGCGCGATGATGCCGCGCATCGCCGAATGGCAGGACGCGGTGGACCGGGCCAATTCGGTTCTGCACGAGCCGTTCACCCGGATGTATCGCGAGGCGGTCGCGTACCCGCTGACTGCCGGGAGGTGAGGTGATTCGGCTCCGAGCGTGAGGCCCGTCTTCTCTACGCCGACCCTTCCGAGCAGTGCGAGAGCAACAGTTCCAGGGCATGCCGCACGGTGACCTCGACGACGTGTGCCGGTTCCCCGTCGTAGCGGTGGACCTCGGTGTGGTCCCGCCCGGGAGCGTGTACCCCGAACCACACCGTGCCCGGCGGGCATCCGTCCTGTGGGTCGGGGCCGCCCGCGCCGGTCACGGACAGCGTCAGGTCCGCGCCGAGGAGTTCGGCCGTGGTCTCCGCCATGGCGGCCGCGGCGTCCTCACACACCACCGGTCCCGCGGGCACCCGCAGCAGTGTGTGTTTGACCTCGGAGGAGTAGGCGACGATGCCACCGCGGAACCATCGTGACGAGTGCGCCGAGGCGGCGAGTGCGGCGGCGAGTCGGCCGCCGGTCAGCGACTCCGCGGTGGCGATCTGCAGGCCGGCGTCGATTGCCACCCGGGATACGGACTCGGCGAGGGCGCCCAACTCGGTATCCGCTGTCTCGCTGTCCGCCATGGAGTGGAGAATAGGCGTTCCCCGCGTGCGGCCGACGGCATACGGTGTGAGAATGAGTCGCACCGTCACCGTCCGCGCGCGTGTCGCGGCGGGCATCGTGTCCGCAGGCCTCGCCGTCTCCGCCGGCGTGTACGCCGCCCCGCTCGCCCTCGCGCAGGACACCACCGCCGGAACCGTCGTCGATTACTCGCCCCTGCCGCACCACCTCTGGATCCCGGGCACCGCGGACGCGCGGCAGATCACTTACTGGTCAGTCGGCTCGGACGGGCAGCCGGCCCTCAGCACGGGCGCGATGTTCGTACCGGAGGGACCAGCGCCCGAGGGCGGCTGGCCGGTCATCGCCTGGGCTCACGGCACCTCCGGTCTCGCCGACGAGTGCGCGCCGTCCCGGATCGGTCCCGGCCTGCCGGAGCGCGACTACCCGTACCTGGGCCGGTGGCTCGACGAGGGCTACGCGATCGTCGCCACCGACTACGTCGGTCTCGGCACGCCGGGGGTGATGCCGTACCTGGACGGAAAGGTCGAGGCGCACAGCGTCGTCGATTCGGTGAAGGCCGCCCGCGACATCGATCCGTCGCTGTCGAATCGATGGGCCGTCGTCGGTCAGTCGCAGGGTGGTGGCGCCGCGATCACCACAGCCCGGTACGCCACCGAGTTCGGCGGACCGGACCTGGACTACCGGGGCGCGGTGGGTACCGGCGTGCCCGCGAATATCGAGCTGACGTTGCTGCCGCTGGGGCCGGGGGTGCCTCCGGTGGCCCTGCCCGCCGGCATCACCTCGTACGTCTTCTACATCCTGGCGGGTCTCCGTGCCGCGCATCCGGAGATCGCCCTCGACACGTATCTCACCCCGACCGGCGCCCACTACGTGGACCTGGCGGAACGTCTCTGTGTCGGCGACCTGCAGGAGGCCGCGAAGGGTGTGGTGATCGGCGACCTGTTCTCGCGACCGCTGAGCGAGATTCCGAACTACCACGGTCTGCTGGTGGACTACATGGGCGTTCCGACCAGCGGGTACGACCGCCCGTTCTTCATCGGCCAGGGGATCACCGACACGGATGTGCCGGCACCGTCGGCGCTGTCGCTGGTCGCGCAGCTCACCGCGAACGGGGAGCCGGTGACCTTCAGAATGTACGACGCGGACCACAGCGGCACGTTGATCGAGTCGCAGGCCGATGCGATCCCGTTCGTCGCCGGCCTGTTCGACTGACCTGCTGCCCGGCTGAAGGGCCTCAGGCGCAGTCGATGCAGAGCCTGGCCGCGGGCAGGGCGTCGAGCCGCTCGGCGCCGATGACCTGCCCGCACCCTTCGCAGTGCCCGTAACGTCCCGCGGCGAGACGGGACTCGGCGGTGTCGAGTTCCTCGAGTTCGCGTCGGGCATCCGCGATCAGGCCGGCCACCTGCGCGCGCTCGAAGGCGATGGTGGAACCCTCGGGATCGTGTTCGTCGTCGTCCGTGGTCAGCTGGGAGCCTTCGAGGATCGCGTCCCGGCGCCGGACCAGCGACGCCAGACGCCGCTCCACGTCCGCGCGTTCCGTGGCGAGCCGCTCGCCGGGAGTGGTCACGACATCGCCGGCTGTGTCACGTCGGCGATCAGGTCGAACGTGCGCAGCCGATCCTCGAGTTCGTGGGAGTGGGACACGACGATCAACTCGTCCGCCTGCGCATGCTCGGCGAACGAGTCGAGGTAGTCCTTCACCTCTGCCGGGGTGCCGATCGCGGTGTACCGCAGCATACCCAGAATCTGCTGGGCCGCAGGAGAAGTCATGATCAGATCCACCTCCTCCGAGGTGAACGTGCGCCCGCGGCCGACCATCGCGGCGACGCGTCGTCGCGCGGCATCCTCGTGTTGCCGGTGCGCGTCGGCGGCGGAGTCCGCGGCGATCGCGTTGACTCCGGCGATGACGTACGGGGCGTCGAGTTGCTCCGAGGGAGTGAACTGTTCGCGGTACACCCGCACCGCCTCGGTGAGCAGGTCGGGAGCGAAGTGCGAGGCCATCGCATAGGGCAGGCCGAACTTGGCTGCCAACTGCGCCC
This genomic interval from Rhodococcus triatomae contains the following:
- a CDS encoding cytosine permease yields the protein MDIAASPPQADRRPGRIVDPDFPLDPVPPAYRQGRWQVAIVVAGFLFFTPTMVTAGQVAAPLGFGSFVLAAAAATAFLAVYITTLGWLSTRSGLSTVLLARATLGRLGGKWACLLLGGTQVVWYAITIGILGNLVAAAFGWSITWPVVVVGGIVMAVTAYYGFKGIEILSWISVPLMTVLCVWVLARAVGEAGGWPGLAGTGPSGEPVSMGAAISMMIGTFISGGTQMGNWTRFGRTAAGTAGLVAGAVVVVQFAMLFFGGVGAISYGIADFAELLLAMGLVAVALVLLVANLWTTNDNTAYAFGVAGAELFERNDKRPFVVGGVVLGIVLAISGIADSILDYLVVVGVMIPPLGGVMIGLYFTSVARLDPARAVADAPQIRLPGLLAYLLGVAAALAGALTDTGSPAIQGLVVALVAALVVGRLFPDVAAESSHTEQAGVDRWQP
- a CDS encoding TraR/DksA family transcriptional regulator yields the protein MTTPGERLATERADVERRLASLVRRRDAILEGSQLTTDDDEHDPEGSTIAFERAQVAGLIADARRELEELDTAESRLAAGRYGHCEGCGQVIGAERLDALPAARLCIDCA
- a CDS encoding lipase family protein, with protein sequence MSRTVTVRARVAAGIVSAGLAVSAGVYAAPLALAQDTTAGTVVDYSPLPHHLWIPGTADARQITYWSVGSDGQPALSTGAMFVPEGPAPEGGWPVIAWAHGTSGLADECAPSRIGPGLPERDYPYLGRWLDEGYAIVATDYVGLGTPGVMPYLDGKVEAHSVVDSVKAARDIDPSLSNRWAVVGQSQGGGAAITTARYATEFGGPDLDYRGAVGTGVPANIELTLLPLGPGVPPVALPAGITSYVFYILAGLRAAHPEIALDTYLTPTGAHYVDLAERLCVGDLQEAAKGVVIGDLFSRPLSEIPNYHGLLVDYMGVPTSGYDRPFFIGQGITDTDVPAPSALSLVAQLTANGEPVTFRMYDADHSGTLIESQADAIPFVAGLFD
- a CDS encoding amidohydrolase family protein, encoding MATVIVDADVITMDRDTGATPVTRSIRIEGGVIAEIGDSVAIREGDTVIDGTDRLVTPGLVNAHTHSWETLYKGRYDNLPLELWMLYSYPILGIEPLPADVVRLRSLVFAMESLTSGVTTLVDDVLETPGQSAGQLAAVFGAYDEVGIRANVSGHVINVPFLDTLPFVTRWLPDEIVREVGGQSLLTADEYLAFSREAFASHDRTGGGRLRYMLAPSAPQRCTPDLLRGATELAVARDAECHIHVLETRTQAVTADLLHGTTFVEYLRDLDALSPNTTFAHGIWLTDSDIDIVAEHGVSVSHNPLSNMKLGSGLAPWRAYHDRGVTLGLGTDGCSSSDTPRILEVAKAAALVHKITDPDPDRWPRVEEVLTAATVGGARTARLGDTVGSLEVGKRADFLVYDLTTLAFTPRSRLDHQWVYSENGSSLEYVYVDGRRVVDHGQVTTVDQEAILREFRAMMPRIAEWQDAVDRANSVLHEPFTRMYREAVAYPLTAGR
- a CDS encoding CinA family protein, whose protein sequence is MADSETADTELGALAESVSRVAIDAGLQIATAESLTGGRLAAALAASAHSSRWFRGGIVAYSSEVKHTLLRVPAGPVVCEDAAAAMAETTAELLGADLTLSVTGAGGPDPQDGCPPGTVWFGVHAPGRDHTEVHRYDGEPAHVVEVTVRHALELLLSHCSEGSA